In the genome of Deinococcus sp. KSM4-11, one region contains:
- a CDS encoding DUF3809 domain-containing protein gives MVIESAQAFTLTFPGTPQEALAFVQSPARALARVGFLRHLKADQEGVQGELLVQLPVLGQADLPFRSQLLLTEGGAALEPQLLTGERAWVEVQGTARLDEGTGLVEGTVQGVNLVFAFLFRAHLALPDGGGWGGDAFTKMVQAAAGRTLQRVAQELPAGIAAAMPDPSGTQEP, from the coding sequence GTGGTCATTGAGTCCGCCCAGGCCTTCACCCTGACCTTCCCCGGCACCCCGCAGGAGGCCCTGGCCTTCGTGCAGTCTCCTGCGCGGGCGCTGGCCCGCGTGGGCTTTCTGCGCCACCTGAAGGCCGACCAGGAGGGCGTGCAGGGCGAACTGCTGGTGCAGCTGCCCGTGCTGGGTCAGGCCGACCTGCCCTTCCGCAGTCAGCTGCTGCTCACTGAAGGCGGCGCGGCGCTGGAACCGCAGCTGCTCACCGGCGAGCGCGCGTGGGTGGAGGTGCAGGGCACGGCCCGGCTGGACGAAGGCACCGGGCTGGTCGAGGGCACCGTCCAGGGCGTGAACCTCGTGTTCGCATTCCTGTTCCGCGCGCACCTGGCCCTCCCGGACGGCGGTGGCTGGGGCGGCGACGCCTTCACGAAGATGGTGCAGGCCGCCGCCGGGCGCACCCTGCAGCGGGTCGCGCAGGAATTGCCGGCCGGCATCGCCGCGGCGATGCCCGATCCATCCGGCACGCAGGAACCATAG
- a CDS encoding DUF3248 domain-containing protein: MTDLPGDPDAPVPADAALLPAELARHLEALGSQLVWRIGKDELSDEVVVRLGFASATPRFAHLARLRSAGDAELQAALTEKRVVIEWVD, translated from the coding sequence ATGACCGACCTGCCCGGCGACCCTGACGCCCCGGTGCCCGCGGACGCGGCCCTGCTGCCGGCGGAACTGGCGCGGCACCTGGAGGCGCTGGGTTCTCAGCTGGTGTGGCGGATCGGCAAGGATGAACTCAGTGACGAGGTCGTGGTGCGGCTGGGCTTCGCCTCGGCCACGCCCCGCTTCGCGCACCTGGCTCGGCTGCGCAGTGCCGGCGACGCGGAACTCCAGGCGGCCCTGACGGAGAAGCGCGTCGTGATCGAATGGGTGGACTGA
- a CDS encoding RsmD family RNA methyltransferase produces MSVRILGGVAKGREMRVPESARPSGARVRKSLFDLLAARAPAARFPAFLDMHGGSGAIGLEAASRGHDVTLVETDLRALKALEANARALELRVRIVKGDSGSLLPRLGSFDVVFSDPPYEADIPALARQVLGSAALKPGGLLVCQHPDRLHLPEHAGFVREERRYGSNSLTLYFRDVTTDVSQDGARDTIKDT; encoded by the coding sequence TTGAGCGTCCGGATTCTGGGTGGCGTGGCCAAGGGCCGGGAGATGCGCGTGCCCGAGAGCGCCCGGCCCAGCGGCGCGCGCGTCCGCAAGAGCCTATTCGACCTGCTGGCCGCCCGCGCTCCCGCCGCCCGCTTCCCTGCGTTCCTGGATATGCATGGGGGCAGCGGCGCCATCGGCCTGGAGGCCGCCAGCCGGGGCCACGACGTGACGCTGGTCGAGACAGATCTGCGGGCCCTGAAGGCCCTGGAGGCGAACGCCCGCGCCCTGGAGCTGCGCGTGCGGATCGTGAAGGGCGACTCGGGCAGCCTGCTGCCGCGCCTGGGTTCCTTCGACGTGGTGTTCAGCGATCCGCCTTACGAGGCGGACATCCCGGCCCTGGCCCGGCAGGTTCTGGGCAGCGCGGCGCTCAAGCCCGGCGGGCTGCTGGTGTGCCAGCACCCGGATCGGCTGCACCTGCCGGAGCACGCGGGATTCGTGCGCGAGGAACGACGGTACGGCAGCAACAGCCTGACCCTCTACTTCCGTGACGTGACCACGGACGTCTCGCAGGACGGCGCGCGGGATACCATCAAGGACACATGA